Sequence from the Actinocatenispora sera genome:
GCCGAGACCCTGCCGGACGCGCTGGCCGGCGCGATCGAGACGGTCACCGCCGCGCACCGGGACGGATGCGATCTGTCCAATGTGGACACGCCGGCGTGCACGGTGACGATGCTGCGGCAGCGCGACGACGTGCTGGACCACCTGGTGCTGTCCGACTCGTCCGTGGTGTTCGACCGGCGCGGCGCCGGCCACGGCATCGAGGTGGTGTGCGACGAGCGGATCGCGGCGGTGCGACTGCCCGGCCCGCCGATCGCGCTGGACAGCCCGGCCCGCGCCGAACGCGACCGGGCCGGCAGCGCGGCCCGCTCGGCGCAGCTGAACCGACCGGGCGGGTTCTGGGTCGCCGCAACGGATCCGGCCGCCGCCCGGGAGGCATTGACCGGAACCACCCCGGTCACCGGCATCGACGGGGTGCTGCTCGCCACCGACGGCGCCACCCGGCTCGTCGAGTTCGGCGAGCTGAGCTGGCCCGCACTGCTCGATCTCGCCGCCGCCGACCCGGCCGAGCTGGTGCGCCGCACCCGAGCCGCCGAGGGCGCCGACCCCACCGCGATCCGGTTCCCGCGCGGCAAGCAGTACGACGACGCGACCGCCGCCTGGTGCACGTTCGACTGACCCGTGCCGGCAGGACCGGCGCGGCCGGCGACGGACCGGCCCAACTCCGCCGAGCCCGGCCGAACGGTCAGAACTCCTCGTGCACGTCCGGGTCGCCGCCCTGCCGGCCGCGCGCCAACCCGCTCAACGCCGCCATCTCCGCCCGATCCAGCTCGAAGCCGAACAGGTCCAGGTTCGCCGCCTGCCGCTGTGGCGACGACGACTTCGGGATCGGCACCGTACCCAGCTGCACGTGCCACCGCAGCACCACCTGCGCCGGCTCGACGCCGTGCCGGCGCGCAGCGGCCACCACCACCGGCTCCCGCAGCAGCGCGGCGGACCGGGCCAGCGGGCTCCACGACTCGGTCCGGATCCCGCGCACCGCATGCGCGGCGCGCAGCTGCTCCTGCGGGAAGTACGGGTGCAGCTCGATCTGGTTGACCGCCGGTGTCTCCCCGGTCTCCTCGATCAGCCGGTCCAGCTGCGCCACGGTGAAGTTGCTGACCCCGATCGACCGCACCAGGCCGTCGCTGCGCAGCGTCACCATCGCCCGCCACGACTGCACGTACCGGTCGATGCGCGGCAGCGGCCAGTGGATCAGGTACAGGTCGAGGAAGTCCAGGCCGAGCGCGAGCCGGGACGCCTCGAACGCCGCCAGCGTCTGCTGGTACCCGTGATCGCGGCCGCGCAGCTTCGTGGTCACGAACACGTCGGCGCGCGCCCGCCCCGCCGCCGCGATCCCGCGGCCCACCGCCTCCTCGTTGCCGTAGGCGGCGGCCGTGTCGATCAGCTGGTACCCCAGCCCCAACGCGTCCCGCACCGCCGTCGTCGCCTGCTCGTCCCGCATCGGGTACGTACCCAACCCGACCGCAGGCAGCTCCACGTCCGCACCGATCGCATACCCCGGCACTCGCCCCATCCCCCCACCCTAAGCCGCTATGGCACCTCTGTGCGCTGAGGTACACCCGAAGCGCCGGTGCCCGGCTGGCGCGCGCTCGCGCTGGCGGTCTCAACCCCACCCCTGTTCGCGCGCTCGCGCTGGCGGTGTCAACCCTTGTTCGCGCTGCGTGCGCTGCTGCGGTGTGAAGCGCTTCCCTGTTCGCCGCTGCGTGCGCTTTTGCTGTGGTGTAAAGGCCACCTCTGTTCCTTCTTTCACCCCTCGTGGGGGGAACGTGGGGAGCGGGCTTCGCCCCTCCCCACACCCCTCCCCGTCAAGGGGCAGTCGCCCCCTTGACAATCCCCCGTCGGAAAAACAGTGATCGGGTCCTGACGCCGCCTGGCCGTTTCGGAAGAACGGGGTGTCGGTGCGGCCTACCCATCGCCGCCAAGCCCGCCACGCCAACAACCAACCCCACCCGCCTGCGGGCCGCCGGGACGTGAAGCGAAGCGACGCGACGCGTTGCGAGGCGGGCGTTGCCGTGATGGGTAGGCCGGGCCGGTTCCCCGTTCTTCTTCGACGCACGCTTGGCGTCGATGGGCACCATCACCGGGATGGGTAAGGGGATGGCCAAGGGGAATCCCCTTGGCGGGGAAGGAGCGCGAGGAGGGGGCGAAGCCCTCTCCTCGCATTCCCCCACGCGGGGTTCAAGCGTGAACAGAGGTGGCCTTTACACCCGCACGCCGAGCGCGCCGCGGCAGAGGGAGCCTTCACCCCAGCACGCCGGAAGCGCAGGGTCGGACGGGGGTGGGCTTTACACCGCCAGCGCCGGACGCACGCCAGCCGTGCCCCGGCGCTTCGGGCCCACCTCAGCGTATAGAGGTGGTCAGAGGGCTCGGTGGTACTGGACGGGCCAGGCGGCGTGGGGTGCGTCCGGTGCGCGGAGAGCCCAGTACGGATCGCGGAGCATCGGGCGCCCGACGAAGACGGCGTCCGCGTCCCCGGCAACGAGTACCTCGGCGGCGGCGTCGGGCGTTTCGAGCAGCCCGACCGCGCCGACCGGTACGCCGGCCTGGCGCCGGATCTCGGCGGCGAGCGGCACCTGGTACTTGGGCCCGACCGGTACCGTCGCGTCGGCCGCGGTGCCGCCGGAGGAGACGTCGACCAGGTCGACGCCGCGGGCGGCGAGTTCCTTGGCGAACACCACGCTTTCGGCGAGCGTCCAGCCGCCTTCCACCCAGTCGGTGGCGGAGATCCGGACGAACAGCGGCCGGTCGGCGGGCCAGGCCCGGCGAACGGCGTCGACCACGGTCAGCGGCAGCCGCATCCGGCCGGCCAGGTCGCCGCCGAAGTGGTCGGTGCGCCGGTTGGCCAGCGGGCTGAGGAACTGGTGCAGCAGGTACCCGTGTGCGGCGTGCAGCTCGATCACGCCGAACCCGGCGTGCACGGCGAGTTGGGTGGCGCGAACGAAGTCTGCCACCAGCCGATCGATGTCCACAGTGGACATTGCTACCGGCGCGGGGGAGCCCTCGAACGCGATCGGCGACGGGCCGATGGTCGTCCAGCCGCCCTCCTGGTGCGGTACCCAGCCACGGCCGTGCCACGGTGCCCGGGTCGAGGCCTTGCGCCCGGCGTGCGCGAGCTGCACCCCCGGTACCGCGCCGGCGGCCGCCACCGCGGTCGTGATCGGCCGGTACGCCTCGGCGTGTTCGGGTGACCACAGGCCGGCGTCCAGGGGCGAGATGCGGCCGACCGGGCTCACCGCGGTCGCCTCGAACAGCACCAGCCCGGCGCCGCCGATCGCCCGGCTCGGATAGTGCGTGCGGTGCCAATCGGTCGGGAACCCGTCGTGCGACGAGTACTGGCACATCGGGGACAACCAGGCGCGGTTGCGGAACGTGGTGCCGCGCAGTGAGTACGGCCGCCACAGCACCGGCTCGACCCGCTCACCCACCGGTACCTCCGAATAGTTTCACAATCAACGAGCGAAACCTACTCGGATCCGCGGCGCCCGCAACAGGCCGGTGGGGTCCCGTGACGGTCGTCTCAACGCGGCCGCCCCACCCGGGTCGGGCGGGGCGGCGGCTTCGGGCCGGCCGCCGGCGGCGCGGACCGTCGGGTCCGCGCCGCGTTCCGGCCGAGGTCAGGGCAGCAGCCGGGTCGGAGTGGAGCGCCTGGCCGGGGCCGCCGGCGAGGCGCCGGTCAGCCGGGGCGCGGCGGTCGCGGCGCCGAGGTGGGTGGCGCCGGCGACCGGCAGCGCCAGGGTCGAGTGCGCCAGATCGACGGTGACCGTCGCGCCGGTACCGGACGGGGTGGTGTTCTCCTCGTCGGACAGCGAGAGGACCAGGCCGAGGCGGTGTCCGGCGGCGAGCAGCTGGTCCTGCGGCTGCAGGTGGATGGTGATCGAGTACCACCGGCCGGGGGTGACCGGCGTGTACCGGGTCAGCCCGGTGTGGTGCGCGGCATCGGTCCAGCCGCGGGACAGCACCCCGTAGTCGGTGGTCCGCACGATCTCGGCGGTGTCCAGGTAGCAGGCCGAGTCGTCCGCGGTGGACTCGCCCCAGCAGGACCGGGTGTCCAGGTTCTCGATCCCGCTCAGATCGTTGGCCAGGTAGTCGTCCCGGGCGGCGGTGCCGTAGTCGACCAGTTTCGCGGTCAGCTCGGTGTCCGGCTTGTCGGACCGGAACCGCAGCGTGACGGTCGGGGTACCGGACAGGTGGGTGGTGCCGGAGAACGCGGCGGACACGAACGCGGCCCGGTCGTCCCGCGCTGCGTTCGGGTCACCGACCGCCTGCGTCTCGGTCAGGTTCGGGTTGTCGGTCAGGGCGACCGTGCCGGACCCGCGACCGGCCCCGACGGTGCCGGCACCGCCGTCACCCGCACCGAGCCCGAGCCGTACCGGCCGGGCACCCGGCGCCGGGTAGTCGGCCTGCTGCTGCCACTGCTGCGGCGCCCGCTCGACCCGCACCCTCGGGCCGCCCATCACGCCGTTGTGGATGCCCTGCAGCCAGTAGTCGAACCAGCGGTGCAGCATCGTCATCCAGGCACCCCGGTCGATGTCGAACGGGTCGGTGTGCCCCTCCTGGTGCAGCCACAGCGTGCGCGGCACGTGGTGCGCAGCAAGCGCATGCCACCACCGGGAGAAGTTGCGGGCGAACACGTTCTGGTCGTTCAGGCCGTGCGCGATCAGCACGCTGGCCCGCACCTTGCTCGCGTCCCGGACGTAGTCGCGCGCCGCCCAGAAGTCGTTGTAGTCACCGGTCGCGTCGTCGCCGGCGGTGTTCAGGTCGGCCTGTACCGCGTCGCAGGTGCCGGCCGGCCGGCCGTTCACCGCGCTGGCCAGCCAGCCCGGGTAGTCGGTGGCGCGCGGCACCCCGTCCAGCCGCATGTAGTCGTACCAGCTGGAGATGCCGGAGACGGGCACGATGGTGGCCAGGCCGCGCACCCCGGTCGCGGCGACACCGTTGGCGAGGGTGCCGTCCCAGGACTTGCCGATCATGCCGACCCGGCCGGTGGTCCAGCCGGGTCGCGCCGTTCGCCCGTCCCGGTAGTGGGCCGTGCCGCGGCCGTCGAGCCAGTCGATGACCGCCTTGACACTGCCGATCTCGGCCGGCCCGCCGACGTCACCGCAGCCGGTGGACCGGTTGGTACCGACCAGGTCGACGGCGACGAACGCGTACCCGCGGGGCACGAAGTAGTTGTCGTAGGCGAGCGGCATCGACAGGATCGTGCCGTTCTGGTCGTACGTCTTCACCTGCGACTCGTTGCCCCGCCCGCAGCACGAGTAGTACGGCGAGGCTTCCATGATCACCGGCACCCGGGTCGCGGTGCGCGGCCGGACGATGTCCACCGCGATGGTGTCCGGCGTGCCGTCGTGGTCGCTGTCGAGGTGCGTGTCGACCTGCACGCTCTCCCGCACCGCGTCCGCGTAGGAGTAGGTGGGCACGGTCTGGCCACCGTGCACGTACGGCAGCGGGGGCGGTGCGGCGGCGGCCGGTGCGGTGAGCGCGCCGACCAGCGTCAGCAGCGCGGTGACCAGAGCGATCGCGAGCGTGGCGGCTCGGCGGGAACGACGGTTTTCCACGACATCTCCCCTCGACGGCGCGATCACACGGTATCGGGGTCGATGCCCCGAGGGAAGGACTGTGGAAAACCACCGCACCGAGCGGGGACTGCCGGGGTCGGATGGGGACAAATCTGTGGATAAGCGGGTGCGTTACCTGTGGACAACCGGCCGGGCTCTGTGGACAACTGTGGATAAGTCGTGCCGGCTGTGAACAGAGCCGCTGGTGCGCGCGAACCGTGGCTAGAGCACCGCGACGGCACGTACGGTTCAAGGAACCGTGGCGTGGGGAGGTGGCGCGTTGTCGGCCGTGCCGGAGTTGCAGCTACGGCAGATCGCCCGCTGGTGCGATCGGCGGGTGCCGAACCAGCTGCGCGACCAGGTGCGGGTCGAGTACCGCCTCCGCGGCCGCAGCATCACCATCGTCGAGTGCCGGCCGCCGTTCATGCCCGAACTCGGCCCCGACTGGACCGAGACCCGGGTCGCCCAGCTGCGCTACACCCCGCCCCCGCCGGACGGAGGCGAGTGGACCCTGCACTGGTCCGACAGCCACAACCGGTGGCACCCGGCCCCGGACGTGCCGGCCGCGTCCGGCCCCGGACCGCTGCTCACCACCATCGAGACCAATCCGCACGGCATCTTCTGGACCTGACCGCGCGTCGTTTCGGGCCGGCGCCGCGCACGCCGATACCGCCCCGCCGGCGCCGGGTCGGGCGGCGGGGCGCGGTGCGCACGACGACGAAGGGGCCCGCCGGTGTGGCGGGCCCCTTCGTCGTACGGAGCGGTCAGAGGCGGGCGAGCGCCTCGCGCAGCGGGTCGAGGCCGATCGAACCGAGGTCGAGCGCGGCGGCGTGGAACGCCTTCAGGTCGAAGTCGGCGCCCTTGCGCGCCTTGGCCTCCTCGCGGGCGGCGAGCCACATCCGCTCGCCCACCTTGTACGCCGGGGCCTGGCCCGGCCAGCCCAGGTAGCGCAGCAGCTCGAAGCGCAGGAACTCGTCCTCCATCCGGCAGTGCGCGCGCAGGAACTCCCAGCCCAGCTCCGGGGTCCACGTCTCGCCCTCGTGGAAGCCGGTACCGGCGGGGATCTTCAGCTGCAGGTGCATGCCGATGTCGATGATGACCCGGGTGGCCCGGAACGACTGCGCGTCCAGCATGCCCAGCCGGGCGCCCGGGTCGGACAGGAAGCCCAGGTCGTCCATCAGCCGCTCCGCGTACAGCGCCCAGCCCTCGCCGGAGCCGGACACCCAGCACAGCAGCCGCTGCCAGCGGTTCAGCAGCTCCGAGCGGTACACGGTCTGGCCGACCTGCAGGTGGTGGCCGGGCACGCCCTCGTGGTACACGGTCGTCACCTCGCGCCAGGTGGCGAAGTCCTCGACGCCGTTCGGCACCGCCCACCACATCCGGCCGGGACGGGCCCAGTCCTCGCTCGGCGGCGTGTAGTAGATCGCGCCGTCCGAGGTCGGCGCGATGCACGCCTCGATCGTGCGCACCGGGTCCGGGATGTCGAAGTGCACGCCGTCGACCGCCGCGATCGCCTCGTCGGCCTGCCGCTGCATCCACTCCCGGAACGCGTCCTTGCCGGCGATCCGGCGCTTCGGGTCGGCGTCCAGGGCCGCGGCCGCCTCGACGATCGAGCTGCTGCCGGGCACGATCTGGCCGGCCACCTTGCGCATCTCGGTCTCGATCCGGGCAAGCTCCTGCCAGCCCCACTCGTACGTCTCGGCCAGGTCGATGCTGGCGCCGAGGAAGTAGCGCGACGCCCGCTGGTACTTCTCCAGGCCGGCCGCGTCCGACTCGGCGGCGCGCGGCAGCAGGTCCCGGGTCACGAACGCGCCGAAACCGTCGACGGCCTGCCGGGCGCTCGCTGCGGCGGCGGCGAGGCGGGCACCCAGCGTGCCCTCGGCGCCGACCCGGGCGGCCAGGCCGCCGAAGAAGTCGTCCGTACCGGTCCATTCCTGGTACTGCTCGACGCACGCGGCGAGCTGCCGGCGGGACGCGACCCGGCCGGCGGCGGCGTCCGCGGACAGCGTCGTACGCAGCTGGTCGAGCGCCCGGGGCAGCTTCTCCAGCCGGGTCGCGACGTTGTTCGCCGCCTCCTCCCCGGCCAGCGGCATCAGGTCGAACGTCTGCCGCAGCCCGTGCACCGGGCTCGCGATCACGTTCATCTCGCGGTCCTCGCCGGCGTCGGCGATCTCGACCTCCAGGCCGAGCCGCTCCTGCATCGCCGCCTTGGCCGCGCGTTCCCGCTCGTCCGCCGGCTCGACGCCGGCCAGTTCGGCCAGCACCCGCCGGTTCAGCTCGGCCCGCGCCGCGTACCCGTCCGGGGTCAGGTCGGGCATTTCGTCGTCGTGGCCGACCACGCCGGCCTCGGTGGCACCGGCCGGATCAAGGGCGGCCCAGTCGTCCACGTACCGGTCGGCAATCTCGTCAATACGTCCCACGGCCCGGACAGTACGCGACCGGGCTGCTTCCGCACTCCCCGTTATGGCCTTCCGTTATGGCCGCTCGGCCGTACCGGAACCGGGTCGATGCCCGACCCGGACGTATGGCCGGGCGGCCGTGCCGGTGCCCGTGCTGGCGACCGACCGGCTCGCCGCGCTGCGCGCCGAGCACCCGGTCGGACGGCCCGGCAGCTGTTCGGCCGTACCCGGTACGGCCGGCTTGCGGGGCCGACCGCCGGCGGGGCCCGGCTGCGCCGGCGCCTCGGGCCGGGGGCGGATCGACGCCGACCGGCGGGTGGCTCAGCCGCGCCGGCGACCGGTCCACTCCAGCAGCCGTTCGACCGGCCAGGTGTCGACCACCCGGTCCGGGTCGATGCCGCAGGCCGCGGCGCGGGCACACCCGTACGGCAGCCAGTCGAGCTGGCCGGGCGCGTGCGCGTCGCTGTCGATGGAGAACAGGCAGCCGGCCTCGATCGCCAGTCGCAGCAACCGTTTCGGCGGGTCCAGCCGCTCCGGCCGGCAGTTGACCTCGATCGCCACGTCGGCCGCCGCCGCGGCGGCGAACACCCGTTCGGCGTCGAAGTCGCTCTCCGGCCGGTGCCGCTTGCCGGTCACCATCCGGCCGGTGCAGTGGCCGAGCACGTCCATCTGCCCCGAGCCGATCGCGGCGAGCATCCGGCCGGTGACCACGTCCCGGCTGCCGCGCAGTCCACTGTGGAGGCTCGCGACGACGACGTCCAGCTCGGCCAGCAGCGCCGGCTCCTGGTCCAGCGTGCCGTCCGCGTCGATGTCCACCTCGATGCCGGTCAGCAGCCGGAACGGCGCCACCGCCGGCGCCAGCGCGCGGATCTGGCCCAGCTGGGCCCGCAGGCGGTCCGCGGACAGGCCGTTCGCCACCGTCAACCGGGGCGAATGGTCGGTGATCGCGAGGTAGTCGTGGCCCAGGTCGATCGCCGCCGCCGCCATCTCGGCCAGCGGCGAACCGCCGTCCGACGCGTCGGTGTGGCTGTGCAGGTCACCGCGCAGCAGGGCCCGCAACGCAGCACCGTCCGCGTCGACGGACCGGCCGGCGGTGGCGAGCAACCGGCGCAGGTACACCGGCTCCTCGCCGCGCAACGACTCGACGATGCAGCGTTCGGTGACCGCGCCGATGCCCGGCAGCTCCCCGACGGTACCGGCGGCGACCCGCGCGTCGATCTCCCCGGCGTCGAGGTCCGCCACGGTGCCGGCGGCGCGCCGGAACGCGCGCACCCGGTACGTCGCCTCGCCGGCGCGCTCCAGGAGGAACGCGATGCGCCGCAGATCCGCCACCGGATCGCGCGCCCCCTCCGTACCCATCCGCCGATCCTACGGTCGTCCCGGCTCCGACGCCCCGCCGACGATCGAGGAGAGCGACGCGCACCGGGCGCCGCCGGGATCGTCGATCCCGGGCTGGCGCCGGTCGGGAGCGTCGTCTTGGCATGGCCCCCGGTCGGGAGCGTCGATCCCGGGCTGGCGCCGGTCGGGAGCGTCGTCTTGGCATGGCCCCCGGTCGGGAGCGTCGTCTCGGGCTGGCGCCGTCGGGAGCGTCGATCATGGAGTTGGGTACGCGAGTCGCGGCCAGGCACGCCGCCGCGACCCCTGATCGACGTGGGTGCCGGCCTCAGGTCCTTGGACTCGGTGGGGCGAGGGCTCGCCACGGTAGGAGGAGCGGCGGACGCCGGTACGGTGGCAGGATGCGGACGATCGACTGGGTGTCCGACGCGGACGGGCCGGCGATCGAGATCGTCGACCAGACCGCGCTGCCGGACACCACCCGGATGTTGCGGCTGCGGACCACCACCGAGGTGGTCGACGCGATCGCGCGCCTGGCGGTACGGGGAGCGCCGGCGCTCGGCGTCGCCGGCGCGCTCGGCGTGGCCCTCGCCGCCGCCCGCCACGCAACGAGCCCCGCGCCCGCTGCCCGCGACGCAGCCAACGCCGCTTCCGCCCGCGGCGCCGCGCCCGCTGCCCGCGACGCAGCCAACGCCGCGTTCGGTGACGCGGTCAGCGCGGCGTCGGCTGTCCGTGGCGCACACAGTGCCACGTCCGCTGGCCATGACGCACACAGCGCGGCGTCCGCTGTCGGCGACGCGCACAGCGCCGCGTCGGGTCGGGTCGGGGAGCGGTTGGCCGCCGACGTCGAGGCGCTGCGCCGGGCCCGGCCGACGGCGGTGAACCTGGCTCGCGGGGTGGACCGGGCCGCGGCCCGGATCCCGGCCGGACCGGACGCGGTGCTGGCCGAGGCGCTGGCCCTGCGGGACGAGGAGATCGCGAGTTCGCAGGCGATGGCCGCCCGGGGTGCCGACCTGGTGACCGAACTCGTCGGCCCGTCGGCACGGCTGCTGACGCACTGCAACACCGGCGGGCTCGCGACCGTCACCGGGGGTACCGCGCTGGCCGTCGTCACCGAGCTGCACCGGCGCGGGGTGCTGGCCGGGGTGATCGCGTCGGAGACCCGGCCGCTGTTGCAGGGCGCCCGGCTGACGGCCTGGGAACTGCGGGAGGCGAAGGTACCGTTCCGGGTCGCGGTCGACGGTGCCGGACCGTTCCTGATGGCGCGCGGCGAGGTCGACGCGGTGATCCTCGGCGCGGACCGGATCTGCGCCAACGGCGACGTGGTGAACAAGGTGGGCAGCTACGCGCATGCGCTCGGTGCCGCGCGCGCCGGCATCCCGTTCCTCGTGGTGGCGCCGGAGTCCACAGTGGACGAGGCGACCGCGACCGGCGCGGACGTACCGATCGAGGACCGGCCGGCCGGCGAGGTGTTGGCGTTCGCCGGGCACCGCACGACCCCGGACGGTGCCGAGGCGGCGAACCCCGCGTTCGACGTCACCCCGCACGACCTGATCACCGCGATCGTCACCGACCGCCGCATCATCCGCCCCAGCGTGCGCTGATCGAGGGGTGCGCCCACTTCCGCTGCCGATCCCGGAGCCGGGCGGCACGCCGGGCCCCTGATCGGGTGGCTCGGCGCGGGGGACGGCGGTGAGCTGTGATCCGGTGGCTCGGCGGGGGAGGACGGCGGTGAGCTGTGATCCGGTGGCTCAGCGGGGGAGGACGGCGGTGAGCTCGGTGCCGGTGATGTCGGTGAGCCAGCCGCCGGCGCGGCCGAGTGCCAGCAGGGCGTCCCGCTCGGGCGGTACCGGGACGGGCCGGCCCGCGGTGGGCGGCCAGTCGGCGCGTACCGCGTGGCCGGTGCCGAACCACGGTTCCAGCGCCGATGCCGACGCCGGCGGGTCGAGCGCGGCGCGCGCCGCGGTGAGGTCGGCGATCAGCCGGTCGAGGGCGGCGCGTACCGCGGGGGCGTTCGCGGCGCAGATGTCCGCCCACAGCGCGGGTGCGCTGGCCGCGACCCGGGTACCGTCCGCGAACGATCCGGCCGCCAGGCTGGCCGGTAGCGGCCCGGCAGCCTGCGCGGCGAGCGCGGTGGCGGCGAGGTGGGGCAGGTGGCTGACCCGGGCGACGGCGTCGTCGTGCTCGGCGGCGGTGGCCGGTACCACCCGGGCGCCGAGCGAGCGCGCGAACTCGGCGACGGCCAGCCAGTCGGCGAGCACGGTCGGCTCGTCCAGGCACAACACCCAGGGCCGGTCCTCGAACAGCGCGGCGTCGCCGGCGGCGAAGCCGGACAGCTCCCGGCCGGCCATCGGATGACCGGCGACGAACCGTACGCCGGCGGGCCGGGCCGCGGCGAGCGCGGGCTGCTTGACCGACGCCACGTCGGTGACGATCCCGGGGTGGCCGGCGAGGGGGCCGAGCACCGCGGGCAGCGCCGCCGGTGGTACGGCGAGCACGATCAGGTCCGCGCCGTCCGCCGCCGTGGCGGGCGAGTCGTCGATCCGCCAGCCGCCCGGGGCCGGATCGCCATCCTCCCGCCCCGAGGTGCCGGCCTCGCGGGCGGCGGCGCGGGTGGCCGGGTCGTGGTCGAAGCCGCGGCAGTCGTGACCGGCGCGGGCGGCGGCGCGCAGGATCGAGCCGCCGATCAGGCCGAGGCCGATCACCGTCACGGTCCGCCGCGTCACGCGCAACAGCGTGGCACAGCGGCGCGTCGCGCGAACCGCTGACCCCGAAGAGGGCAGATTGTGACCATACATTCACAATCTGTTGCTTCGGAGGGTTCATGCGAGCGTCGATCAGCCTCCTGACGAGGCGGCGTACGGCCGTCCGGCCGACCGGCACGCGCCGGAAGGCCAGCGGGCGCGTGGCGTTCGCCTCCCGGTTGCGTCCGGCGCG
This genomic interval carries:
- a CDS encoding protein phosphatase 2C domain-containing protein, whose product is MSEPRPGKPNEDLLAHRGDVVVVLDGCGVPDSLGGEVRRGCRHGVPWYVRSLAAELLARAGNPAETLPDALAGAIETVTAAHRDGCDLSNVDTPACTVTMLRQRDDVLDHLVLSDSSVVFDRRGAGHGIEVVCDERIAAVRLPGPPIALDSPARAERDRAGSAARSAQLNRPGGFWVAATDPAAAREALTGTTPVTGIDGVLLATDGATRLVEFGELSWPALLDLAAADPAELVRRTRAAEGADPTAIRFPRGKQYDDATAAWCTFD
- a CDS encoding aldo/keto reductase — translated: MGRVPGYAIGADVELPAVGLGTYPMRDEQATTAVRDALGLGYQLIDTAAAYGNEEAVGRGIAAAGRARADVFVTTKLRGRDHGYQQTLAAFEASRLALGLDFLDLYLIHWPLPRIDRYVQSWRAMVTLRSDGLVRSIGVSNFTVAQLDRLIEETGETPAVNQIELHPYFPQEQLRAAHAVRGIRTESWSPLARSAALLREPVVVAAARRHGVEPAQVVLRWHVQLGTVPIPKSSSPQRQAANLDLFGFELDRAEMAALSGLARGRQGGDPDVHEEF
- a CDS encoding NADH:flavin oxidoreductase/NADH oxidase yields the protein MGERVEPVLWRPYSLRGTTFRNRAWLSPMCQYSSHDGFPTDWHRTHYPSRAIGGAGLVLFEATAVSPVGRISPLDAGLWSPEHAEAYRPITTAVAAAGAVPGVQLAHAGRKASTRAPWHGRGWVPHQEGGWTTIGPSPIAFEGSPAPVAMSTVDIDRLVADFVRATQLAVHAGFGVIELHAAHGYLLHQFLSPLANRRTDHFGGDLAGRMRLPLTVVDAVRRAWPADRPLFVRISATDWVEGGWTLAESVVFAKELAARGVDLVDVSSGGTAADATVPVGPKYQVPLAAEIRRQAGVPVGAVGLLETPDAAAEVLVAGDADAVFVGRPMLRDPYWALRAPDAPHAAWPVQYHRAL
- a CDS encoding Xaa-Pro dipeptidyl-peptidase, encoding MENRRSRRAATLAIALVTALLTLVGALTAPAAAAPPPLPYVHGGQTVPTYSYADAVRESVQVDTHLDSDHDGTPDTIAVDIVRPRTATRVPVIMEASPYYSCCGRGNESQVKTYDQNGTILSMPLAYDNYFVPRGYAFVAVDLVGTNRSTGCGDVGGPAEIGSVKAVIDWLDGRGTAHYRDGRTARPGWTTGRVGMIGKSWDGTLANGVAATGVRGLATIVPVSGISSWYDYMRLDGVPRATDYPGWLASAVNGRPAGTCDAVQADLNTAGDDATGDYNDFWAARDYVRDASKVRASVLIAHGLNDQNVFARNFSRWWHALAAHHVPRTLWLHQEGHTDPFDIDRGAWMTMLHRWFDYWLQGIHNGVMGGPRVRVERAPQQWQQQADYPAPGARPVRLGLGAGDGGAGTVGAGRGSGTVALTDNPNLTETQAVGDPNAARDDRAAFVSAAFSGTTHLSGTPTVTLRFRSDKPDTELTAKLVDYGTAARDDYLANDLSGIENLDTRSCWGESTADDSACYLDTAEIVRTTDYGVLSRGWTDAAHHTGLTRYTPVTPGRWYSITIHLQPQDQLLAAGHRLGLVLSLSDEENTTPSGTGATVTVDLAHSTLALPVAGATHLGAATAAPRLTGASPAAPARRSTPTRLLP
- a CDS encoding DUF3024 domain-containing protein, with product MPELQLRQIARWCDRRVPNQLRDQVRVEYRLRGRSITIVECRPPFMPELGPDWTETRVAQLRYTPPPPDGGEWTLHWSDSHNRWHPAPDVPAASGPGPLLTTIETNPHGIFWT
- a CDS encoding DUF885 domain-containing protein, which produces MGRIDEIADRYVDDWAALDPAGATEAGVVGHDDEMPDLTPDGYAARAELNRRVLAELAGVEPADERERAAKAAMQERLGLEVEIADAGEDREMNVIASPVHGLRQTFDLMPLAGEEAANNVATRLEKLPRALDQLRTTLSADAAAGRVASRRQLAACVEQYQEWTGTDDFFGGLAARVGAEGTLGARLAAAAASARQAVDGFGAFVTRDLLPRAAESDAAGLEKYQRASRYFLGASIDLAETYEWGWQELARIETEMRKVAGQIVPGSSSIVEAAAALDADPKRRIAGKDAFREWMQRQADEAIAAVDGVHFDIPDPVRTIEACIAPTSDGAIYYTPPSEDWARPGRMWWAVPNGVEDFATWREVTTVYHEGVPGHHLQVGQTVYRSELLNRWQRLLCWVSGSGEGWALYAERLMDDLGFLSDPGARLGMLDAQSFRATRVIIDIGMHLQLKIPAGTGFHEGETWTPELGWEFLRAHCRMEDEFLRFELLRYLGWPGQAPAYKVGERMWLAAREEAKARKGADFDLKAFHAAALDLGSIGLDPLREALARL
- a CDS encoding PHP domain-containing protein — protein: MGTEGARDPVADLRRIAFLLERAGEATYRVRAFRRAAGTVADLDAGEIDARVAAGTVGELPGIGAVTERCIVESLRGEEPVYLRRLLATAGRSVDADGAALRALLRGDLHSHTDASDGGSPLAEMAAAAIDLGHDYLAITDHSPRLTVANGLSADRLRAQLGQIRALAPAVAPFRLLTGIEVDIDADGTLDQEPALLAELDVVVASLHSGLRGSRDVVTGRMLAAIGSGQMDVLGHCTGRMVTGKRHRPESDFDAERVFAAAAAADVAIEVNCRPERLDPPKRLLRLAIEAGCLFSIDSDAHAPGQLDWLPYGCARAAACGIDPDRVVDTWPVERLLEWTGRRRG
- the mtnA gene encoding S-methyl-5-thioribose-1-phosphate isomerase; amino-acid sequence: MRTIDWVSDADGPAIEIVDQTALPDTTRMLRLRTTTEVVDAIARLAVRGAPALGVAGALGVALAAARHATSPAPAARDAANAASARGAAPAARDAANAAFGDAVSAASAVRGAHSATSAGHDAHSAASAVGDAHSAASGRVGERLAADVEALRRARPTAVNLARGVDRAAARIPAGPDAVLAEALALRDEEIASSQAMAARGADLVTELVGPSARLLTHCNTGGLATVTGGTALAVVTELHRRGVLAGVIASETRPLLQGARLTAWELREAKVPFRVAVDGAGPFLMARGEVDAVILGADRICANGDVVNKVGSYAHALGAARAGIPFLVVAPESTVDEATATGADVPIEDRPAGEVLAFAGHRTTPDGAEAANPAFDVTPHDLITAIVTDRRIIRPSVR
- a CDS encoding prephenate dehydrogenase — its product is MTRRTVTVIGLGLIGGSILRAAARAGHDCRGFDHDPATRAAAREAGTSGREDGDPAPGGWRIDDSPATAADGADLIVLAVPPAALPAVLGPLAGHPGIVTDVASVKQPALAAARPAGVRFVAGHPMAGRELSGFAAGDAALFEDRPWVLCLDEPTVLADWLAVAEFARSLGARVVPATAAEHDDAVARVSHLPHLAATALAAQAAGPLPASLAAGSFADGTRVAASAPALWADICAANAPAVRAALDRLIADLTAARAALDPPASASALEPWFGTGHAVRADWPPTAGRPVPVPPERDALLALGRAGGWLTDITGTELTAVLPR